A window of Rhododendron vialii isolate Sample 1 chromosome 13a, ASM3025357v1 contains these coding sequences:
- the LOC131315125 gene encoding uncharacterized protein LOC131315125 yields MNTTSWKLSADYTKHVVPNLAVLREFKVPKSSIGLLFANPASVLKKHEQFKEMVNMVKEMGFEPSKSTFVLALHAISGKGNNSIWDRCYESYGKWGWSKDEILSAFKKQPQCMVLSEKKIARVMDFLVNKMGRHSKSIANYPTIMLLSLEKMIAPRCLVIQVLLSKGLLKKDLSLSTIMTPPEKWFLGRYVIRYEKEVPQLLSVYERKVDVLDVIN; encoded by the coding sequence ATGAATACCACGTCATGGAAGCTTTCGGCGGATTATACAAAACATGTAGTTCCAAATCTTGCTGTTTTGAGGGAATTTAAAGTGCCCAAATCGAGTATTGGATTGTTATTTGCTAATCCTGCCTCTGTATTGAAAAAGCATGAGCAGTTTAAGGAAATGGTTAACATGGTAAAGGAGATGGGGTTCGAACCTTCTAAATCGACATTTGTGCTAGCGTTGCATGCCATTTCAGGGAAGGGTAACAACTCCATTTGGGATCGATGCTATGAATCATATGGGAAGTGGGGTTGGTCCAAGGATGAGATTCTCTCGGCATTCAAGAAGCAACCACAATGTATGGTTCTGTCGGAGAAGAAGATTGCAAGAGTAATGGACTTCCTTGTGAACAAGATGGGGCGGCATTCCAAATCCATTGCAAATTATCCTACAATTATGCTTCTGAGCTTGGAAAAGATGATTGCCCCGAGGTGCTTGGTTATTCAAGTCTTATTATCGAAGGGCTTGCTCAAGAAAGATTTGAGCTTGAGTACGATAATGACGCCACCGGAGAAGTGGTTCTTGGGTAGGTATGTGATTAGATATGAAAAGGAAGTTCCTCAACTATTGAGTGTATATGAAAGAAAGGTGGATGTTCTGGATGTTATAAATTGA